One Streptomyces hundungensis DNA segment encodes these proteins:
- a CDS encoding bifunctional FO biosynthesis protein CofGH, whose product MTSSAQPPQAEGAGPVPQPGAAPTANSMRRALKRARDGVALDVAEAAVLLQARGDDLDDLTRSAARVRDAGLEAAGRPGVITYSKSVFIPLTRLCRDKCHYCTFVTVPGKLRRDSHGMFMSPDEVLDVARRGAELGCKEALITLGDKPEDRWPEAREWLDAHGYDDTIAYVRAMAIRILEETGLLPHLNPGVLSWTDFQRLKPVAPSMGMMLETTATRLWSEPGGPHHGSPDKEPAVRLRVLEDAGRSSVPFTSGLLIGIGETYEERADSLFALRRVARAYHGIQELIIQNFRAKPDTAMRGMPDAELDDLVATVAVARHIMGPAACLQAPPNLVAGEYGRLIGAGIDDWGGVSPVTIDHVNPERPWPRIEELVHKSAAEGFALRERLCIYPEFVRRGEPWLDPRLLPHVRALADPETGLAHEEAEVRGLPWQEPDEGFTATGRTDLHRTIDTEGRTGDRREDFDSVYGDWGALREAAAPGMVPSRLDADVRQALAVAADDPTKLTDAEALALLHADGEALDALCRIADDVRRSMVGDDVTYIVTRNINFTNVCYTGCRFCAFAQRRTDADAYTLSLSQVADRAEQAWEVGAVEVCMQGGIHPDMPGTAYFDIARAVKERVPGMHVHAFSPMEVVNGATRTGMSIREWLTEAKAAGLDSIPGTAAEILDDEVRWILTKGKLPTATWIEVVRTAHELGIRSSSTMMYGHVDQPRHWLGHFRTLARIQQNALANNVAGFTEFVTLPFIHTNAPVYLAGIARPGPTARDNRAVTAMARLLLHPHIPNIQTSWVKLGQEGAAEMLRSGANDLGGTLMEETISRMAGSSYGSYRSIKDLVAIAEAAGRPSRARTTLYGEVADERMAAAHASDGHLPELLPVVGD is encoded by the coding sequence ATGACTTCCAGCGCGCAGCCCCCGCAGGCCGAAGGAGCGGGCCCCGTCCCGCAGCCCGGTGCCGCACCGACCGCCAACTCGATGCGGCGCGCGCTGAAACGCGCCAGGGACGGCGTGGCGCTCGACGTCGCCGAGGCGGCCGTCCTGCTCCAGGCCCGCGGCGACGACCTCGACGACCTGACCCGCTCCGCCGCCCGGGTCCGCGACGCGGGCCTGGAGGCCGCGGGCCGGCCGGGCGTCATCACGTACTCCAAGAGCGTCTTCATCCCGCTCACCCGGCTGTGCCGGGACAAGTGCCACTACTGCACCTTCGTCACCGTGCCCGGCAAGCTGCGCCGGGACAGCCACGGCATGTTCATGTCCCCCGACGAGGTGCTCGACGTCGCCCGCAGGGGAGCCGAACTCGGCTGCAAGGAAGCCCTGATCACCCTCGGCGACAAGCCCGAGGACCGCTGGCCCGAGGCCCGCGAGTGGCTGGACGCGCACGGCTACGACGACACGATCGCCTATGTACGCGCCATGGCGATCCGCATCCTGGAGGAGACGGGCCTGCTCCCGCACCTCAACCCCGGGGTGTTGTCGTGGACCGACTTCCAGCGCCTCAAGCCGGTCGCGCCCTCCATGGGGATGATGCTGGAGACGACCGCGACCCGGCTGTGGTCCGAGCCGGGCGGCCCCCACCACGGCTCCCCGGACAAGGAACCGGCCGTGCGGCTGAGGGTGTTGGAGGACGCGGGCCGCTCCTCGGTGCCGTTCACCAGCGGGCTGCTCATCGGCATCGGCGAGACGTACGAGGAGCGCGCCGACTCGCTGTTCGCGCTGCGCCGCGTCGCCCGCGCCTACCACGGCATTCAGGAGCTGATCATCCAGAACTTCCGCGCCAAGCCGGACACGGCGATGCGCGGCATGCCGGACGCCGAACTCGACGACCTGGTCGCCACGGTCGCCGTCGCCCGGCACATCATGGGCCCGGCCGCCTGTCTCCAGGCGCCGCCCAACCTGGTGGCGGGCGAGTACGGGCGGCTGATCGGCGCGGGCATCGACGACTGGGGCGGCGTCTCGCCGGTCACCATCGACCACGTCAACCCCGAGCGGCCCTGGCCGCGCATCGAGGAGCTGGTGCACAAGTCGGCGGCGGAAGGCTTCGCCTTGCGTGAACGGCTGTGTATTTACCCGGAGTTCGTGCGGCGGGGCGAGCCGTGGCTGGACCCCCGGCTGCTGCCGCACGTGCGCGCGCTCGCCGACCCGGAGACGGGCCTGGCCCATGAGGAGGCCGAGGTGCGCGGCCTGCCCTGGCAGGAGCCGGACGAGGGCTTCACCGCCACCGGCCGCACCGATCTGCACCGCACCATCGACACCGAGGGCCGCACCGGTGACCGCCGCGAGGACTTCGACTCCGTGTACGGCGACTGGGGTGCGCTGCGCGAGGCGGCGGCCCCGGGCATGGTGCCCTCCCGCCTCGACGCGGATGTGCGCCAGGCGCTCGCGGTGGCCGCCGACGACCCGACGAAGCTGACCGACGCCGAGGCGCTGGCCCTGCTGCACGCGGACGGCGAGGCGCTCGACGCGCTGTGCCGCATCGCGGACGACGTCCGCAGGTCGATGGTGGGCGACGACGTGACGTACATCGTCACGCGGAACATCAACTTCACCAACGTCTGCTACACGGGCTGTCGTTTCTGCGCCTTCGCGCAGCGCCGCACCGACGCGGACGCGTACACCCTCTCGCTCTCCCAGGTCGCCGACCGGGCCGAGCAGGCCTGGGAGGTGGGCGCGGTCGAGGTCTGCATGCAGGGCGGCATCCACCCCGATATGCCCGGCACCGCCTATTTCGACATCGCCCGCGCCGTCAAGGAGCGGGTGCCGGGGATGCATGTGCACGCCTTCTCCCCGATGGAGGTCGTCAACGGCGCCACCCGCACGGGCATGTCGATCCGGGAGTGGCTGACGGAGGCGAAGGCGGCGGGCCTGGACTCGATCCCGGGCACGGCGGCGGAGATCCTGGACGACGAGGTCCGCTGGATCCTCACCAAGGGCAAGCTGCCGACGGCCACCTGGATCGAGGTCGTGCGCACCGCCCACGAGCTGGGCATCCGCTCCTCGTCCACGATGATGTACGGGCACGTCGACCAGCCCCGTCACTGGCTCGGCCACTTCCGCACGCTGGCCCGCATCCAGCAGAACGCTCTCGCCAACAACGTGGCCGGCTTCACCGAGTTCGTGACGCTGCCCTTCATCCACACCAACGCCCCGGTGTATCTGGCGGGCATCGCCCGCCCCGGCCCCACCGCCCGCGACAACCGCGCGGTGACCGCGATGGCCCGCCTCCTGCTGCACCCCCACATCCCCAACATCCAGACGAGCTGGGTGAAGCTGGGGCAGGAGGGCGCGGCGGAGATGCTGCGTTCCGGCGCGAACGACCTGGGCGGCACCTTGATGGAGGAGACCATCTCCCGTATGGCGGGCTCCAGTTACGGCTCCTATCGCTCCATCAAGGACCTGGTGGCCATCGCGGAGGCGGCGGGCCGCCCGTCCCGTGCGCGCACCACCCTGTACGGGGAGGTGGCGGACGAGCGGATGGCGGCCGCCCACGCCTCGGACGGCCATCTGCCGGAGCTGCTGCCGGTGGTGGGGGACTAG
- a CDS encoding cupin domain-containing protein produces the protein MSTTPEDRFVVLEPGETRPTRVPLPPGFGVKVTTTDSEGRLVVLENRLDVDVPLHVHELMDEFVYVLEGEMEIDYEGVTHRLTAGMCALLPHGVPHAMRNAFRPPVRTLQISTPGGWDRFLEDLFAAGPAVRTPDGAMDLAEVNALGEPYGMRYTPGTMALDRPEPPTTGRSRVS, from the coding sequence ATGTCCACGACCCCCGAGGACCGCTTCGTCGTGCTCGAACCCGGCGAGACCCGCCCCACCCGCGTCCCGCTGCCGCCGGGCTTCGGCGTGAAGGTCACCACCACCGACAGCGAGGGCCGTCTCGTCGTCCTGGAGAACCGGCTCGATGTCGACGTCCCACTCCACGTCCACGAGCTGATGGACGAGTTCGTCTACGTCCTGGAGGGCGAGATGGAGATCGACTACGAGGGCGTCACCCACCGGCTGACCGCCGGCATGTGCGCCCTGCTCCCGCACGGCGTCCCGCACGCCATGCGCAACGCCTTCCGGCCCCCGGTGCGCACCTTGCAGATCTCCACGCCCGGCGGCTGGGACCGCTTCCTGGAGGACCTCTTCGCGGCGGGCCCCGCCGTGCGCACCCCCGACGGCGCGATGGACCTGGCCGAGGTCAACGCCCTCGGGGAGCCGTACGGGATGCGCTACACACCCGGCACCATGGCGCTGGACCGGCCCGAGCCACCCACCACGGGCCGGTCCAGGGTGAGCTAG
- a CDS encoding TetR/AcrR family transcriptional regulator, with translation MTGLRADARRNREKILAAARELFREQGTAVALDDIARRAEVGIGTLYRRFPDRDALITDVALEGFETGLAAVEGARAAGGGTVRVLDEMFRRVVAQRDRLVMPLIGGPVVRDPRVQELQRAILGALEEVLAEGRAEGVLRADVTAFDLVGAAAMACRPMPHLPPGAAAALAARHLAVYLHGLRPQGALALPAMVEVGEHLGLA, from the coding sequence ATGACAGGACTGCGCGCCGACGCCCGGCGGAACCGGGAGAAGATCCTGGCCGCGGCCCGGGAGCTGTTCCGCGAACAGGGCACCGCCGTCGCCCTCGACGACATCGCGCGCCGCGCGGAGGTCGGCATCGGCACGCTCTACCGGCGCTTCCCCGACCGGGACGCGCTCATCACCGACGTCGCCCTGGAGGGTTTCGAGACGGGCCTCGCGGCCGTCGAGGGCGCCCGTGCGGCCGGCGGCGGCACCGTGCGGGTCCTGGACGAGATGTTCCGGCGGGTCGTCGCCCAGCGCGACCGCCTGGTGATGCCGCTCATCGGGGGTCCCGTGGTGCGCGACCCCCGCGTGCAGGAGCTCCAGCGCGCCATCCTGGGCGCGTTGGAGGAGGTGCTCGCCGAGGGCCGGGCCGAGGGCGTCCTGCGGGCCGACGTCACGGCGTTCGACCTGGTGGGGGCCGCCGCCATGGCGTGCCGGCCGATGCCGCACCTGCCGCCCGGGGCGGCGGCCGCGCTCGCCGCGCGCCATCTCGCGGTCTACCTCCACGGCCTGCGGCCGCAAGGCGCCCTGGCGCTCCCCGCTATGGTCGAGGTCGGGGAGCATCTCGGGCTCGCATGA
- a CDS encoding tetratricopeptide repeat protein, with product MQPSMQELIRRRKRAGFVGRRDELAVYRRNFDIPVDDERHRFVFRVYGNAGVGKTFLVRELEQAALERGALTAYTDESVDGVPETMAAISAGFARQGRTLKALDKILATYRQRRHEAEAGLGAGPGAGPSAGSVVAAQAGLAGMSLVPGVGPLVGTLDPVQLAQSAERLRATLSARLGRPEDVQLVLEPLRVLTPVFVEELGRVAAQVPWLAVFFDTYERTGAFLDDWLRDLVTTDRYGGLPANTVLTLSGQGRPDPLRWPAAADYAADLPLEPFTEDEARQLLATQGVLEEDVVRDVLRLSGRLPVLVSTLAGSRPATPDAIGDPSATAVERFLKWEPDPVRRSAALEGALPRRLDEDVFRAAVTGDAAGLFDWLRSLPFVRDQGGRIKYHDVVRAPMHRLQRTASPQRWRAGHERLAAWYARERAAAEGAAGRRWRDEAWREPRLEELYHRLCADPAGAFAEVLRDGIEACRQGTVTARRWARVIAEAGEDGNREALRKWGAVCLSALEAEQRHCVDVLGMMLARPELTDEDRVAVHIARAWGHFRSDAFDESLADYRRALTLDASSADAHHGRAVVHRAVGDHAAALADLARLEELEPGQARAPRERGETLRRAGRYEEAVAELGRALALDPGDALTLGSRGQAHAQLGDPARALEDFDRALLIDPDYGWALVRRAHVRGLVRDTVGALADLDRAEGLSPSWAWVLGERGDVYRFAGRYEEAVAAYGRALALDPGYAWALGSRAVALAELGRTTEALSDLDRAITLVPGYVWAYQQRARLHRLAGRDQEAQADLTRATEAATAQGIPRGPVPPEGVGSG from the coding sequence GTGCAGCCTTCGATGCAGGAGCTCATCCGGCGTCGCAAGCGGGCCGGATTCGTGGGGCGGCGCGACGAACTCGCCGTCTACCGGCGCAACTTCGACATTCCCGTCGACGACGAGCGGCACCGGTTCGTGTTCCGGGTGTACGGCAACGCGGGCGTCGGAAAGACCTTTCTGGTACGGGAGTTGGAGCAGGCCGCCCTGGAGCGCGGGGCGCTGACCGCCTACACCGACGAGAGCGTGGACGGCGTTCCCGAGACGATGGCCGCTATCAGCGCGGGCTTCGCCCGCCAGGGCCGGACCCTCAAGGCGCTCGACAAGATCCTCGCCACCTACCGTCAGCGCCGCCACGAGGCCGAGGCGGGACTCGGAGCCGGGCCGGGGGCGGGCCCCTCGGCCGGGTCGGTGGTCGCGGCGCAGGCGGGGCTCGCCGGGATGAGCCTGGTGCCCGGCGTCGGCCCGCTCGTCGGGACCCTCGACCCGGTCCAACTCGCCCAGAGCGCCGAGCGGTTGAGGGCGACGCTCAGTGCCCGGCTCGGGCGTCCGGAGGACGTGCAGCTCGTCCTGGAGCCGCTGCGGGTGCTCACGCCCGTGTTCGTGGAGGAGCTGGGCCGGGTGGCCGCCCAGGTGCCGTGGCTGGCCGTCTTCTTCGACACGTACGAGCGCACGGGCGCGTTCCTCGACGACTGGCTGCGCGATCTGGTCACCACCGACCGCTACGGCGGGCTCCCCGCCAACACCGTCCTCACCCTGTCCGGCCAGGGCCGCCCCGACCCGCTGCGCTGGCCGGCCGCCGCGGACTACGCCGCCGACCTCCCTCTCGAACCCTTCACCGAGGACGAGGCCCGCCAACTCCTCGCCACTCAGGGCGTGTTGGAGGAGGACGTGGTGCGGGACGTCCTGCGGCTCTCCGGCCGGCTCCCCGTCCTGGTGAGCACCCTCGCGGGCAGCCGGCCCGCCACCCCGGACGCCATCGGCGACCCCAGCGCCACCGCCGTGGAGCGCTTCCTGAAGTGGGAGCCCGACCCGGTCCGCAGGTCCGCCGCGCTCGAAGGCGCCCTGCCCAGACGGCTCGACGAGGACGTCTTCCGCGCGGCCGTGACCGGGGACGCGGCAGGCCTCTTCGACTGGCTGCGCTCACTGCCGTTCGTACGGGACCAGGGCGGCCGGATCAAGTACCACGACGTCGTCCGCGCCCCCATGCACCGCCTCCAGCGCACCGCGTCACCCCAGCGCTGGCGGGCCGGCCACGAACGGCTCGCCGCCTGGTACGCCCGGGAGCGGGCCGCCGCCGAGGGCGCGGCGGGCCGGCGCTGGCGCGACGAGGCCTGGCGCGAGCCGCGCCTGGAGGAGCTCTACCACCGGCTGTGCGCCGACCCGGCGGGCGCCTTCGCCGAGGTGCTGCGCGACGGCATCGAGGCCTGCCGGCAGGGCACGGTCACCGCGCGGCGCTGGGCGCGGGTGATCGCCGAGGCCGGGGAGGACGGCAACCGGGAGGCGCTGCGCAAGTGGGGCGCCGTCTGCCTGAGCGCGCTAGAGGCCGAGCAGCGCCACTGCGTCGACGTCCTCGGGATGATGCTGGCCCGGCCCGAACTCACCGACGAGGACCGGGTCGCCGTGCACATCGCCCGCGCCTGGGGCCACTTCCGGTCCGACGCGTTCGACGAATCCCTCGCGGACTACCGGCGCGCACTCACCCTGGACGCCTCCAGCGCGGACGCCCACCACGGGCGGGCCGTGGTGCACCGGGCCGTCGGCGACCACGCGGCGGCCCTCGCCGACCTCGCCCGGCTCGAAGAGCTGGAGCCGGGCCAGGCGCGCGCACCCCGCGAACGCGGCGAGACCCTGCGGCGCGCGGGCCGCTACGAGGAGGCCGTCGCCGAGCTCGGCCGGGCCCTCGCGCTCGACCCCGGCGACGCCCTCACCCTGGGCAGCCGCGGCCAGGCACACGCTCAACTGGGCGATCCGGCAAGGGCGTTGGAGGACTTCGACCGGGCGCTGCTGATCGACCCCGACTACGGCTGGGCGCTGGTGCGCCGGGCCCATGTGCGGGGGCTGGTCCGCGACACGGTGGGCGCCCTGGCCGACCTCGACCGGGCCGAGGGGCTCTCGCCGTCCTGGGCGTGGGTGCTTGGCGAACGCGGCGACGTCTACCGGTTCGCGGGCCGCTACGAGGAGGCCGTCGCGGCATACGGCCGGGCCCTCGCCCTCGACCCCGGCTACGCCTGGGCCCTGGGCAGCCGCGCGGTGGCCCTGGCCGAACTGGGCCGCACCACCGAGGCCCTGTCCGACCTGGACCGAGCGATCACCCTGGTCCCCGGCTACGTCTGGGCCTACCAACAACGCGCCCGCCTGCACCGCCTGGCAGGCCGAGACCAGGAGGCCCAGGCCGACCTGACCCGAGCCACCGAAGCAGCCACGGCCCAGGGCATCCCCCGCGGCCCGGTCCCGCCGGAGGGGGTGGGGTCGGGGTGA
- a CDS encoding N-6 DNA methylase yields MDGRDFSDDRLLSRAELAALAGVMRPAVTNWQRRYEDYPEPVRAGESELFSLRAVLGWLDSRRIPSRARASDEPPGFTYADRMRRNIDASDRVRRSAALPNGEASSDALLGDEEQRARQLARLLGPMADVVRGGASMTDYVALLLSLVFLRMTGDPRSTSLPRTTRVRSKAATAALLQEIGEAADEALRLRGVAPGMQTAIVKLEPREYGDIVEVIRLTDGLGIEEFRQLVDEFGTRAGLPSGEFFTPRPVVRLMRDAAMDDESTVHQVYDPYVRAGEMLDGVAERLGGVVPLTLHGESPQRGTLMLAGMNLSLHTVPVELGAGTPAPWNERGWPKGHEADLILTNPPFNARGAVSRPREGIDWPYGAPPPGSPALAWLQHVLVSLKDEGRAAVVMPVSAGASTDVREREIRGRLVEDGVVECIVALPPQLFSGAQVSVSLWFLRRSTSVCEEILFVDARDLGDKAARGPRVLSDEHVEAVTDTVQTWRRSTGFRLGRQGAGHLAVAAPLDAVRAAGYSLSPADYVDRWMSTASPADAATEASTTRRTLDAARHRTKAVDEVADALSYGPLPSSVPLSYDGLPRNWCRVPLGELVDITAGPSYSRLSADVRSPTGDLCVVMPKHLREGRIDDRAMEKVAADVARALTKFRLSPGDILCVRSGAQTSPALVEEAQDGWLFSTNLLRLRTRETAGEPLVLPRYLHAYLCLPETVHWLKEYARGTAVPSLSAATLALLPVPLPPVAHQRRVSATLGALDAQIAAHRSLVGAATRHRSTLAAHLLTGVLVPE; encoded by the coding sequence ATGGACGGTAGGGATTTCAGCGACGATCGGCTGCTGTCGAGGGCCGAACTCGCCGCGCTGGCCGGGGTGATGAGGCCGGCGGTCACCAACTGGCAGCGTCGTTACGAGGACTACCCCGAGCCGGTCAGGGCGGGGGAGTCGGAACTGTTCAGCCTGCGGGCGGTCCTCGGCTGGCTCGACTCGCGTCGGATCCCGTCCCGCGCGCGTGCGTCCGACGAGCCGCCCGGGTTCACCTACGCCGACCGTATGCGGCGGAACATCGACGCATCGGACCGCGTCCGTCGGAGCGCGGCCCTGCCGAACGGTGAGGCGTCCAGCGACGCTCTGCTGGGCGATGAGGAACAGCGGGCGCGTCAACTCGCCCGCCTGCTGGGGCCGATGGCGGATGTCGTGCGCGGCGGCGCCTCGATGACGGACTACGTTGCCCTGCTGCTCTCGCTGGTCTTCCTCCGCATGACCGGAGATCCGCGCTCGACGTCGCTCCCGCGTACCACGCGGGTTCGATCCAAGGCTGCCACGGCAGCGCTGTTGCAGGAGATCGGGGAGGCCGCCGACGAAGCCCTGCGTCTGCGTGGTGTGGCGCCGGGCATGCAGACAGCCATCGTCAAGTTGGAGCCCAGGGAATACGGGGACATCGTCGAGGTGATCCGCCTGACCGACGGGCTGGGGATCGAAGAGTTCCGGCAATTGGTGGACGAGTTCGGCACCCGAGCCGGGCTTCCCAGCGGAGAGTTCTTCACCCCGCGTCCCGTGGTGCGGCTGATGCGCGACGCTGCCATGGACGATGAGAGCACCGTGCACCAGGTCTACGACCCGTATGTGCGCGCGGGTGAAATGCTCGACGGAGTCGCTGAACGTCTCGGTGGCGTGGTGCCGTTGACGCTGCATGGTGAGAGCCCGCAGCGGGGCACGCTCATGCTCGCCGGAATGAATCTCTCGCTGCACACAGTTCCGGTCGAACTGGGGGCCGGCACCCCGGCTCCGTGGAACGAACGCGGTTGGCCGAAGGGGCACGAGGCCGACCTGATTCTCACCAACCCGCCCTTCAACGCCCGGGGCGCCGTGTCGAGGCCCCGAGAGGGTATCGACTGGCCGTATGGAGCGCCTCCCCCCGGCAGCCCTGCGCTCGCGTGGCTCCAGCACGTTCTGGTCTCACTCAAGGACGAGGGCCGGGCGGCCGTGGTCATGCCGGTCAGCGCGGGCGCCTCCACGGATGTCCGGGAACGGGAGATCCGGGGCCGGCTGGTGGAGGACGGGGTCGTCGAGTGCATTGTCGCGCTGCCGCCACAACTCTTCTCAGGGGCTCAGGTATCCGTCTCCCTCTGGTTCCTGCGCCGTTCCACGTCAGTGTGTGAGGAGATCCTCTTCGTGGACGCCAGGGACCTGGGGGACAAGGCGGCTCGCGGACCCCGGGTGCTCTCCGACGAGCACGTCGAGGCCGTCACGGACACCGTCCAGACGTGGCGCCGGAGTACCGGGTTCCGTCTGGGTCGGCAGGGCGCGGGCCACCTGGCGGTCGCTGCTCCGCTGGACGCGGTACGGGCTGCCGGCTACTCGCTCAGCCCCGCCGACTACGTCGACAGATGGATGTCCACGGCGTCGCCGGCCGATGCGGCGACCGAGGCATCGACCACACGCCGGACGCTTGACGCGGCGCGCCACCGAACGAAGGCGGTGGACGAGGTGGCCGACGCGCTCTCGTACGGGCCGTTGCCCTCGTCCGTCCCTCTCTCCTACGACGGGTTGCCTCGAAACTGGTGTCGGGTTCCCCTGGGGGAGCTGGTCGACATCACGGCGGGACCCTCCTACTCACGACTGTCGGCCGACGTCCGCTCCCCGACCGGAGATCTGTGCGTGGTGATGCCCAAGCACCTGCGTGAGGGACGGATCGACGACCGTGCCATGGAGAAAGTGGCCGCGGATGTCGCTCGCGCACTGACGAAGTTCCGTCTCAGCCCCGGGGACATCCTCTGCGTGCGTTCCGGCGCGCAGACGTCTCCTGCCCTGGTCGAGGAGGCGCAGGACGGCTGGCTGTTCAGTACCAACCTGCTGCGGCTGCGCACCCGGGAGACGGCGGGGGAACCCCTGGTCCTCCCCCGATACCTGCACGCCTACCTCTGTCTGCCGGAGACGGTGCACTGGCTCAAGGAGTACGCCCGCGGCACCGCCGTCCCCTCCCTCAGCGCGGCCACCCTGGCCCTTCTGCCCGTACCGCTGCCGCCCGTCGCCCACCAGCGGCGCGTCAGCGCGACGCTGGGTGCCCTGGACGCACAGATCGCGGCGCACCGCTCACTCGTCGGGGCGGCGACGCGTCATCGCAGCACGCTCGCCGCACATTTGTTGACCGGTGTCCTGGTCCCGGAATGA
- a CDS encoding ADP-ribosylglycohydrolase family protein, protein MSAAAGATAPVWGRAEQQDFRSRVRGCLLGGAIGDALGAGVAGLTLAQMRERHGTDALGDLVPAYGRPGAVSAATQLTLFTVDGLIRAQVRRDTGAWHPPTDVHRAHLRWAATQRDWGPDERREDNGWLAREEWLYARRDPAKACLVGLGDTVMGTLEHPKNPGADDPAALTRSAPFGLLVGWEPQLVLQLAVECATQTHGDPAAYLSAGALAVIVHGLARGESMDGAVQRAMAQLAVRPGHQPVTEALKHALGAVRQGMPSPALVATLGTGHSAPQALAIGVYCALVGEDIRHGLLLSVNHDGPSDATGTVCGSLLGAMHGETALPPAWLAQLEGRPTLLELADDFAMEMTQGPALHGPSVNTAGWLLRYPRG, encoded by the coding sequence ATGAGCGCAGCAGCCGGAGCCACCGCACCCGTCTGGGGTCGGGCCGAACAGCAGGACTTCCGTAGCCGGGTGCGGGGTTGTCTGCTGGGTGGGGCGATCGGGGACGCGCTCGGGGCGGGGGTCGCGGGGCTCACGCTCGCGCAGATGCGCGAGCGGCACGGCACGGACGCACTGGGCGATCTCGTGCCCGCGTACGGCAGGCCGGGCGCCGTCAGCGCGGCCACCCAGCTCACCCTGTTCACCGTCGACGGGCTGATACGCGCCCAGGTGCGCCGCGACACCGGCGCCTGGCATCCGCCCACCGATGTGCACCGGGCCCATCTGCGCTGGGCCGCCACCCAGCGCGACTGGGGGCCCGACGAGCGCCGCGAGGACAACGGCTGGCTGGCCCGCGAGGAGTGGCTCTACGCCCGGCGCGACCCCGCCAAGGCCTGCCTTGTGGGGCTCGGCGACACCGTCATGGGCACCCTGGAACACCCCAAGAACCCGGGCGCCGACGACCCGGCCGCCCTCACCCGCTCCGCGCCGTTCGGGCTCCTGGTCGGCTGGGAGCCGCAGTTGGTGCTCCAGCTCGCCGTGGAGTGCGCGACGCAGACCCACGGCGACCCGGCGGCCTATCTGTCGGCGGGCGCCCTCGCCGTCATCGTGCACGGGCTCGCCCGGGGCGAGTCCATGGACGGCGCCGTCCAGCGGGCGATGGCGCAGCTCGCGGTGCGCCCCGGACACCAGCCGGTCACCGAGGCGCTCAAGCACGCGCTGGGCGCCGTACGCCAGGGGATGCCCAGCCCCGCCCTGGTCGCCACGCTCGGCACCGGTCACAGCGCGCCTCAGGCGCTCGCGATCGGCGTGTACTGCGCGCTGGTCGGCGAGGACATCCGGCACGGCCTGCTGCTCTCGGTCAACCACGACGGCCCCTCCGACGCCACCGGAACCGTGTGCGGCAGCCTGCTGGGTGCCATGCACGGCGAGACCGCGCTGCCGCCGGCCTGGCTCGCCCAGCTCGAAGGCCGCCCCACGCTGCTCGAACTCGCCGACGACTTCGCGATGGAGATGACCCAGGGCCCCGCGCTGCACGGACCCAGCGTCAACACGGCGGGCTGGCTGCTGCGCTATCCGAGGGGCTGA